The Spirosoma oryzicola region CAACAGGACCTAAGCATAGCATGGTAAGATAGACTGTATCAAACAGGTAAAGAGTCGCAATTAGTATCATCAACAGCCATGTAATAGCGTCTGTCAACTCAAATGGATTTCGTTCTGTGTTCATAGTCGTTAGAAAACGTTGAATAATAAGCAGATTAGTTTAAGACCCAGATTTGTCTGTAGAATTCATTTTGTACGCTCTTCACAACAAGCATTTCCATTTTCAGACTCAAGCGCATCCACTTCATCTCACAAACCCAATTACAAAGCGTATAGTAAATCGATAAGGTACTCAATTACTTTTTCAAATTCAGGCAACGATTTACCTGTGCTTAACTGCTGTTATAGACAAAGCTTGTGCCATAATTTTCTCAAAAATGCGAATCAACTGGTCATTAGATAAAAATCCCCGTCCGCAGAGCAGATGGGGATTGGGGCACTAATCCAACGTGACAATACTTGGGCTACCTTTTCATTGCCACTACCTGAAAATAAAGAACAAAAAGGATCAACCGCAAGTGAGTAATAACTTATTAATTAACTGGTACGTATTTTTTTTTACAAGACGGTAGTCAAGTTACCCAACAGAAACTTATAGTTGAGCGAAGGCTACTAATGACAGTATTAATTGTCTAGACCTGACGTGTGAGCAGAACAGAGCCGGAACACCATCCTTATAAATAGACTGCTAGTTATTAACAGATCGCCCCCACCACACGATCTTTGAAAAAGCAGCTTTGCTACACTCACTCATACACAATCAGTACATAGCCCGAAAGTACTTAAGCAAGCTAAACCGCATCACCAAGCGCTGACCGACAAATTCACTAACTTGGTAGTAATGTTTGTATTGGAGGAGTCAATGGCTGACCGACCAACAGCTTTGTAGATAATTGAGACTGCTTTCTCTATCCGCTGCCATCCCTCTTCACTACGCAGATCAATGCCGATAACAGTCCGGTCGTTTTGAGCCTGGATTGTTAAGTAAGAGAGCGCACCTAAGATTATAGCGGAAATAGCGTGGTAATCACAGCCTTTGATAAAAGCAAGTTGATCGACCAGGTGCGTAAGCTCGCCATCCTGCGCTTTGCTAATCACATCCGCGAGCGGGTCGTTGTCTTTTACGCCTGCTTTAAACAATTCGCGAGCTGAGCGCGAGACGCGGATGTGGCGAAAAAGTTGCAACGATTGAGACGACCATAAATTCGCTAAATCTCCGGGATGCGCTGGCTGTATTTGCTCCAACCATGCAGGTGTATAGTGCGGAAACATCCGGCCCATTCGTACAAAGTATTCCAGCAAACCATCTACACCACCAAAATATCGGTATATCAACGCTTTGCTTACGCCTGCTCGTTCAGCAATAAGGTTGATACTAACGGCTTCGGTACCCCCTTCTGCCAAAATTTGCTCTAAAGTATCGATAATACGCTGGCTGGTCAAAACTCGATTTCGTACCATTTTTTTCATACTCGTTTCTCGCAGGTTAAATGATTTGCTCGCTTTATGCCAGCATGTATGCCTATTGAATCTATATTTTCAAAGATAAAAAACATCCGTTCTTTTTATTTACATTTTTTATCTATCGGTAACTATATTTAAAATAAGTGACTTACTTTTTAATTTAATTAATAGAAATAATAGTAAGTTCAGTTTTATTTTTGGCCGACGGGGCGTGTGTATGGCAGTAAGCGTAGCAACTTATAAAACCTTTTATGCACGCTTTTGTGAACCGGTTGAGTCTGAAATTTGCA contains the following coding sequences:
- a CDS encoding TetR/AcrR family transcriptional regulator, which translates into the protein MKKMVRNRVLTSQRIIDTLEQILAEGGTEAVSINLIAERAGVSKALIYRYFGGVDGLLEYFVRMGRMFPHYTPAWLEQIQPAHPGDLANLWSSQSLQLFRHIRVSRSARELFKAGVKDNDPLADVISKAQDGELTHLVDQLAFIKGCDYHAISAIILGALSYLTIQAQNDRTVIGIDLRSEEGWQRIEKAVSIIYKAVGRSAIDSSNTNITTKLVNLSVSAW